A region of Chloroflexaceae bacterium DNA encodes the following proteins:
- a CDS encoding ABC transporter ATP-binding protein/permease, translated as MTIHNPNGAPIERVIITRRGRPKGPPGTGAPSGGAAPAKPWSERWKEVRAAFRNVPRAFALVWQAHRSATLILALITLVNGLLPISQAWVAKLIIDAVVVAVTSSVAPMSALRAALPYLLVEFALLTLGAALTQARSLAEHMLNARLSNTINTAIIRKSLALDLQFFEDAQFYDKLQNARRESNWRGISIINASFNLAQNVITLGSFAVGLIAFSPLVALILFGATLPSFVAQTHYSRLHFRLLTWRAPEFRKMTYLEHLLTVDSSAKEIKLFGLGEPLLQRYQDLFWKFYREDAALARRRSLISTLWGLLASASYYGAYAWIIWQTVSGTISIGAMTFYLTLFRQSQGAFQGVFHNAGQLFESGLFLENLFGFLSLAPQMITGRGRKAPRPIRQGIEFQGVSFRYPDREEYALRDVNLRVLPGEKIALVGANGAGKTTLIKLLTRLYDPTEGRILLDGVDLREYDLDDLRQCIGVIFQDFVRYQVTARENIGFGQIEELANEERILSASARGGADEVIAHLPQGYDTMLGRWFENGAELSGGQWQKIALGRAFMRDSEVLVLDEPTSALDAEREYEIFRRFRELTAGRIAFLISHRFSTVRMADRIAVIEGGRITELGAHHELLALGGTYARLFNMQAEGYR; from the coding sequence ATGACAATCCATAATCCGAATGGCGCACCTATCGAGCGCGTGATCATCACCCGGCGTGGGCGGCCCAAAGGACCGCCCGGGACGGGCGCGCCCTCCGGCGGCGCTGCGCCCGCCAAACCCTGGTCCGAGCGCTGGAAAGAAGTGCGCGCCGCCTTCCGCAACGTCCCGCGGGCCTTCGCTCTGGTCTGGCAGGCCCACCGCAGCGCGACCCTGATCCTGGCGCTGATTACCCTCGTGAATGGCCTGTTGCCGATCTCCCAGGCATGGGTGGCGAAGCTGATCATTGACGCGGTCGTAGTCGCCGTGACAAGCAGCGTCGCTCCGATGAGCGCGTTGCGCGCCGCGCTCCCCTACCTGCTGGTGGAGTTCGCCCTACTCACCCTGGGGGCCGCGCTCACTCAGGCCCGTTCCCTGGCCGAGCATATGCTCAACGCGCGCCTCAGCAACACGATCAACACGGCCATCATCCGTAAATCGCTGGCCCTCGATTTGCAGTTCTTCGAGGACGCGCAGTTCTACGACAAGCTGCAGAATGCTCGCCGCGAGTCAAACTGGCGCGGAATCAGCATCATCAATGCCAGTTTCAACCTGGCGCAGAACGTGATCACCCTCGGCTCCTTTGCCGTGGGGCTGATCGCCTTCAGCCCCCTGGTGGCGCTGATCCTCTTCGGCGCGACGCTGCCCTCTTTCGTGGCCCAGACCCACTACAGCCGCCTGCACTTCCGCCTGCTCACCTGGCGCGCCCCCGAGTTCCGCAAGATGACCTACCTGGAGCATCTGCTCACGGTTGACAGCAGCGCCAAGGAGATCAAGCTCTTCGGCCTGGGGGAGCCATTGCTCCAGCGCTACCAGGATCTGTTCTGGAAGTTCTATCGTGAGGATGCCGCCCTGGCGCGGCGCCGCTCGCTGATCAGCACCCTCTGGGGGCTGCTGGCCTCAGCGAGTTACTACGGCGCCTACGCCTGGATCATCTGGCAGACCGTTTCTGGTACCATTAGCATCGGCGCGATGACCTTTTACCTGACGCTGTTCCGCCAGAGCCAGGGAGCCTTCCAGGGTGTTTTCCACAATGCCGGCCAGCTCTTTGAGAGCGGTCTCTTCCTGGAGAACCTCTTCGGCTTCCTCTCCCTCGCGCCGCAGATGATCACCGGCAGGGGGCGCAAGGCGCCGCGGCCCATTCGCCAGGGCATCGAGTTCCAGGGGGTCAGTTTCCGCTATCCCGATCGGGAGGAGTATGCCCTCCGCGACGTCAATCTGCGCGTGCTTCCGGGGGAGAAGATTGCCCTGGTGGGGGCCAATGGCGCGGGCAAGACGACCCTGATCAAGCTGCTCACGCGCCTCTACGACCCTACTGAGGGCCGCATCCTGCTCGATGGGGTGGATCTGCGCGAGTATGATCTGGACGACCTGCGGCAATGCATCGGGGTGATTTTCCAGGACTTCGTGCGCTACCAGGTCACTGCTCGCGAGAACATCGGCTTCGGCCAGATCGAAGAACTGGCCAACGAAGAACGTATTCTCTCGGCCTCGGCCCGCGGCGGCGCCGACGAGGTGATCGCCCACCTGCCGCAGGGCTACGACACCATGCTGGGGCGCTGGTTTGAAAACGGCGCCGAGCTCTCAGGCGGGCAGTGGCAAAAGATTGCCCTGGGCCGCGCCTTCATGCGCGACAGCGAGGTGCTGGTCCTCGACGAGCCAACCTCGGCCCTCGACGCCGAGCGCGAGTACGAGATCTTCCGGCGGTTTCGCGAGCTTACCGCCGGGCGCATCGCCTTCCTGATCAGCCATCGCTTCTCCACCGTGCGCATGGCCGACCGCATCGCTGTCATCGAAGGGGGCCGCATCACCGAACTTGGCGCCCATCATGAACTGCTGGCCCTCGGCGGGACCTACGCGCGACTCTTCAATATGCAGGCCGAAGGGTATCGGTAG
- a CDS encoding fumarylacetoacetate hydrolase family protein: protein MILDQSTIVELASMYLRAERDAAPVPPWRERFPGVTEDDAYAIQNELLRLHLANGATLAGWKAGATNPGAQATFELRDAVYGRLLSERRLSSGVTLPMAALIHPRVECEVAFVLARDLSGPGVTPEAALAAVQGMVAAFEIVDSRTTGWAAKMPELIADNVFQARYVLSERVVPVTDVDLAALEVVLFRNGQEAARARGASVLGSPANALAWMANRIAAHGHALRAGQVVLAGSLTPLVPCAPGDTFEAVFDHLGPIRVTCG, encoded by the coding sequence ATGATCCTGGATCAATCCACCATTGTCGAACTCGCTAGCATGTACCTGCGCGCCGAGCGCGACGCCGCACCTGTGCCGCCGTGGCGCGAACGCTTCCCCGGCGTCACGGAAGACGACGCCTACGCCATCCAGAACGAACTGCTGCGGCTGCACCTGGCCAATGGCGCAACCCTGGCCGGCTGGAAGGCCGGCGCGACCAACCCCGGCGCACAGGCGACCTTCGAGCTGCGCGACGCGGTCTACGGGCGGCTCCTGAGCGAACGGCGCCTCTCCAGCGGCGTCACGCTGCCTATGGCGGCGCTGATCCACCCCCGCGTGGAGTGCGAAGTTGCGTTCGTCCTCGCCCGCGACCTGAGCGGCCCTGGCGTAACCCCCGAGGCGGCCCTGGCCGCCGTGCAGGGCATGGTCGCCGCGTTTGAAATTGTCGACTCGCGCACCACTGGCTGGGCGGCGAAGATGCCCGAGCTGATCGCCGACAATGTCTTCCAGGCCCGCTATGTGCTCAGCGAACGCGTTGTGCCAGTCACAGACGTGGACCTGGCCGCGCTCGAGGTGGTGCTGTTCCGCAATGGCCAGGAAGCGGCGCGCGCCCGGGGCGCCAGCGTGCTGGGCAGCCCGGCCAACGCCCTGGCCTGGATGGCGAACCGCATAGCCGCCCACGGCCACGCCCTCCGGGCCGGCCAGGTAGTGCTGGCCGGCTCGCTGACTCCGCTTGTTCCCTGCGCCCCCGGCGACACCTTTGAGGCCGTGTTCGATCACCTCGGGCCGATACGCGTGACTTGCGGATAG
- a CDS encoding NAD(P)/FAD-dependent oxidoreductase, which translates to MKRDRSPLKAAYEVIVIGAGIGGLTAAALLAARGKDVLVLEQHYLPGGSAQTFPSGKYRFDVGPKLFFGMDPTRGNMRFHAEVFAELDEWPDLIHYDSYYTLKHPRGALRVAGSIEEYTTQLSAAFPEEAAGIRAFYHHLEALHGLFVGVPNLPLDDPWSLVRLIWRVPLDRLLDLNRWSRVTLGELFDHYIASPELRAIINAEFVAFCYADIDVAPAVLGALVLIERHKGGGAFTRGGSGELANVLIRGLEKHGGRIAYRSRVRRVIVEDGRACGVELDNGARIAARWVISNAGVINTFGRAGTPVEPLVERRWLRPETLARVDRLKYTGSFVTLFAGVDARVFPPGTDPHTLYLDRYYSSVRDMRMICFCNSSFKDPSLAPPGKHAVQVVYFDPEFGAFESWRRDEGYAARKDAACRRALRMAEEVFPGFTAALDHLEVGTPLTYADYLAKWGGGWGAHMTVDQFAFRRFQHKTDVEGLLLVGADTHPGIGVVSVTMSGMNCARLIAPPRYT; encoded by the coding sequence ATGAAACGCGATCGCAGCCCGCTGAAAGCCGCCTACGAGGTGATCGTGATCGGCGCCGGCATTGGCGGCCTGACCGCGGCGGCTTTACTTGCCGCCCGCGGCAAAGATGTGCTGGTGCTTGAACAGCACTACCTCCCCGGCGGCTCGGCGCAGACTTTTCCCAGCGGAAAATACCGCTTCGACGTCGGCCCCAAGTTGTTTTTCGGCATGGATCCGACCCGCGGGAACATGCGCTTCCATGCTGAGGTATTCGCCGAGCTTGACGAATGGCCCGACCTGATCCACTATGACAGTTATTACACCCTCAAGCATCCCCGTGGCGCCCTGCGAGTCGCCGGTTCAATCGAGGAGTACACTACGCAACTGAGCGCCGCGTTCCCCGAAGAGGCTGCAGGCATCCGCGCCTTCTATCACCACCTGGAGGCCCTGCACGGGCTGTTTGTGGGCGTTCCTAATCTGCCTCTCGACGATCCCTGGTCCCTGGTCCGTCTGATCTGGCGCGTGCCCCTTGATCGGCTGCTTGACCTGAACCGCTGGAGCCGCGTCACGCTCGGCGAACTCTTTGACCACTACATCGCCTCGCCTGAACTGCGGGCGATCATTAACGCCGAGTTTGTCGCCTTCTGCTACGCCGACATTGACGTCGCGCCCGCCGTGCTGGGCGCCCTGGTGCTGATTGAGCGCCACAAGGGCGGCGGCGCGTTCACCAGGGGCGGCAGCGGCGAACTGGCCAATGTGCTCATTCGCGGCCTGGAAAAGCACGGCGGGCGCATCGCCTACCGCAGTCGCGTGCGCCGCGTAATTGTCGAGGACGGTCGCGCCTGCGGCGTCGAACTCGACAACGGCGCCCGCATCGCCGCTCGCTGGGTTATCAGCAATGCCGGGGTGATCAACACCTTTGGACGCGCCGGCACGCCGGTTGAGCCGCTGGTGGAGCGGCGCTGGCTGCGCCCCGAGACCCTGGCTCGTGTTGATCGCCTCAAGTACACCGGCTCGTTCGTTACCCTCTTCGCCGGAGTAGATGCTCGCGTGTTTCCCCCCGGCACCGACCCGCATACGCTGTACCTCGACCGCTACTACTCGAGTGTGCGCGACATGCGCATGATCTGCTTCTGCAACTCGTCCTTCAAAGACCCGAGTCTGGCTCCGCCGGGCAAGCATGCCGTGCAGGTCGTGTACTTCGACCCCGAGTTCGGGGCCTTCGAGAGCTGGCGGCGCGACGAGGGCTATGCGGCGCGCAAAGATGCCGCCTGCCGCCGCGCGCTGCGTATGGCCGAAGAGGTCTTTCCGGGCTTCACCGCTGCGCTTGATCACCTCGAAGTCGGCACACCGCTGACCTATGCCGACTACCTGGCGAAGTGGGGCGGCGGCTGGGGCGCGCACATGACGGTGGATCAATTCGCCTTCCGGCGCTTTCAGCACAAGACCGATGTAGAGGGCCTGCTCCTGGTCGGCGCCGACACCCATCCGGGCATCGGGGTCGTAAGCGTCACGATGAGCGGCATGAACTGCGCGCGCCTTATCGCGCCACCGAGGTACACATGA
- a CDS encoding DUF547 domain-containing protein encodes MNELLALREAALSLVAGIRPGEALNAPPPTGHPSVGPELADRLATAVRALKIAAASDDGLAVDYVALRDSPAYADYVEQVTPLLVTFDPSVLPDRGTRLAFWINLYNGMILDGVVAYEVRRSVRAGLGGLGFFRRIAYIVGGYRLCADDVEHGILRANAGNPFLPGPQFADDDPRLTWAITPLEPRIHFALNCASRSCPPIAVYDGRRIEAQLDLAARSFVGADTELDPRTGTLLVSSIFKWYQADFGGLEGVLRFIRAHLPPDDERRRWIDAQTEVALAFKPYDWSLNAR; translated from the coding sequence ATGAACGAACTGCTTGCCCTTCGCGAGGCGGCGCTGAGCCTGGTCGCCGGCATTCGCCCTGGCGAAGCTCTCAACGCGCCGCCTCCCACCGGCCATCCCTCCGTCGGCCCCGAACTGGCTGACCGGCTGGCCACTGCTGTGCGCGCCCTCAAGATCGCCGCCGCCAGCGACGATGGCCTCGCCGTGGACTACGTCGCCCTGCGCGACAGCCCGGCCTATGCCGATTATGTCGAGCAGGTAACGCCCCTCCTGGTCACGTTCGACCCGTCGGTGCTGCCCGACCGCGGCACGCGGCTGGCCTTCTGGATCAACCTCTACAACGGTATGATCCTCGACGGCGTGGTGGCTTACGAAGTGCGCCGCAGTGTGCGCGCAGGACTCGGAGGTCTGGGCTTTTTCCGCCGTATCGCCTACATCGTTGGCGGCTACCGTCTCTGCGCCGACGACGTCGAGCACGGGATTCTGCGGGCCAATGCTGGCAACCCCTTCCTTCCCGGACCCCAGTTCGCCGATGACGACCCGCGCCTGACCTGGGCCATTACCCCCCTCGAACCGCGCATCCACTTCGCCCTCAACTGCGCCAGTCGCTCCTGCCCGCCCATCGCCGTCTACGACGGCAGGCGGATCGAGGCCCAGCTTGACCTGGCTGCCCGCTCGTTCGTCGGCGCCGATACCGAACTTGACCCTCGGACGGGCACGCTCCTCGTCTCGTCAATCTTCAAGTGGTACCAGGCCGACTTTGGCGGGCTGGAAGGCGTTCTGCGCTTCATTCGCGCCCACCTCCCCCCCGATGACGAGCGCCGGCGCTGGATTGACGCTCAGACGGAGGTGGCTCTGGCCTTTAAGCCCTACGACTGGTCGCTCAACGCTCGCTAG
- a CDS encoding transglutaminase family protein — MYYSILHKTRLRYSAPVRESITEVRKQPRSEGSQRCLSFRLVTSPIARVQHYTDCYGNIVHHFSIPAPHRTTTITAEAVVILQPPPLLPDRLDSDAWAALDALTEREDLWDFLAPSAFAHPTTLLDDLARELEVCRRDDPLTLLRELNARLYDAFAYDPEHTEVDSPIDVALAARRGVCQDYAHIMIALLRPLGIPCRYVSGYLFHRVEDHDRSAQDATHAWVEALLPELGWVGFDPTNNLIAGERHIRTAVGRDYADVPPTKGVYKGQAESVLEVGVKVAPTEAPIADEEVLPVLAGHAAAVEADESFEAQQQQQQ; from the coding sequence ATGTATTATTCTATTCTGCATAAGACCCGTTTGCGCTACAGCGCGCCGGTGAGGGAAAGCATCACCGAGGTGCGCAAGCAGCCCCGCTCGGAAGGTTCGCAGCGCTGTCTGAGCTTTCGCCTGGTTACAAGCCCCATTGCTCGTGTGCAACATTACACCGATTGCTACGGCAATATTGTTCATCACTTCAGTATCCCTGCGCCACACCGCACCACCACCATTACCGCCGAGGCGGTGGTCATCCTCCAGCCGCCGCCATTACTTCCCGACCGGCTTGACTCCGACGCCTGGGCCGCGCTCGACGCGCTGACCGAGCGTGAGGATCTCTGGGATTTTCTGGCGCCCAGCGCTTTCGCGCATCCGACGACGCTGCTCGATGATCTGGCCCGCGAACTCGAAGTCTGCCGTCGCGATGATCCGCTCACCCTGCTGCGCGAGTTGAACGCGCGGCTCTATGACGCCTTCGCCTACGATCCGGAGCACACCGAGGTCGACTCACCGATTGATGTGGCCCTGGCCGCCCGGCGAGGGGTGTGCCAGGATTACGCGCATATCATGATCGCTCTGCTGCGTCCCCTCGGCATTCCCTGCCGGTATGTAAGCGGCTACCTCTTCCACCGGGTGGAGGATCACGACCGCTCCGCGCAGGACGCGACTCATGCCTGGGTCGAGGCGCTGCTGCCGGAACTGGGGTGGGTGGGCTTTGACCCGACAAACAACCTGATTGCCGGAGAGCGGCATATCCGCACCGCCGTGGGGCGCGACTACGCCGATGTGCCGCCAACGAAGGGGGTCTACAAGGGTCAGGCCGAGAGCGTGTTAGAAGTGGGGGTCAAAGTGGCCCCGACCGAGGCGCCCATCGCCGACGAGGAGGTGCTGCCGGTGCTGGCGGGCCACGCCGCGGCGGTCGAGGCGGATGAGTCGTTCGAGGCCCAGCAGCAGCAGCAGCAGTAG
- a CDS encoding alpha-E domain-containing protein, translated as MLSRVADGLYWMSRYLERAEHTARLIGVGLNLMLDQTPESVEPRWRRLLAALRTDTPPQGLADAYAITRTLTFDPENPNAIVNCIALARENARQVRQQISSEMWEQVNRLYLSVRAATPEQVWQGEPIEFYQAIKEGAHLFQGITDSTMSHGEGWYFIQVGRYLERAGATALLLDVHFRPYLEAPDDPALMLEYNDWVGLLKCATAFEAYCKVYTADVQPHTVAEFLLLDAEFPHSVRFAADRVQRGLQVIAQSAGIRGGGRAERLAGRLRASLDYGQVEEIMADNMHAYLDGIQRQCIAIHSAIYQTYVTYPVEKALDT; from the coding sequence ATGCTCTCACGCGTAGCTGATGGCCTCTACTGGATGAGTCGCTACCTGGAACGAGCCGAACATACGGCGCGACTGATCGGTGTCGGGTTGAACCTGATGCTCGATCAAACCCCCGAATCGGTCGAGCCGCGCTGGAGACGGCTGCTGGCCGCCCTGCGCACCGACACGCCCCCCCAGGGCCTCGCTGACGCCTATGCCATCACCCGGACTTTAACCTTCGATCCCGAAAATCCCAATGCCATCGTCAATTGCATCGCGCTGGCCCGTGAGAACGCCCGGCAGGTGCGCCAGCAGATCAGTTCGGAGATGTGGGAGCAGGTCAACCGCCTGTACCTCTCTGTGCGCGCGGCAACCCCGGAGCAGGTCTGGCAGGGAGAGCCGATTGAGTTCTATCAGGCGATCAAAGAAGGCGCGCATCTCTTTCAGGGTATCACCGACAGCACTATGAGCCACGGCGAGGGTTGGTATTTCATTCAGGTCGGCCGCTACCTGGAACGGGCCGGCGCGACAGCGCTGCTCCTCGACGTGCATTTCCGCCCCTATCTGGAGGCGCCAGATGATCCGGCGCTGATGCTGGAGTACAACGACTGGGTCGGGCTGCTCAAGTGCGCCACCGCGTTCGAGGCGTACTGCAAGGTGTATACTGCTGATGTGCAGCCTCATACAGTCGCGGAGTTTTTGTTGCTCGACGCCGAGTTTCCCCACTCGGTGCGTTTTGCCGCCGACCGGGTGCAACGCGGACTGCAAGTGATTGCGCAGAGCGCCGGCATCCGCGGCGGCGGGCGGGCCGAGCGTCTGGCGGGCCGATTGCGCGCCTCGCTCGATTATGGCCAGGTTGAGGAGATCATGGCCGATAATATGCACGCCTACCTCGATGGCATCCAACGCCAGTGTATCGCCATCCACAGCGCGATCTATCAGACCTACGTGACCTACCCCGTAGAGAAGGCCCTTGACACCTAG
- a CDS encoding circularly permuted type 2 ATP-grasp protein, translating to MLTEHRARANGHSLFATYDLGPAYDEMFDEAGEPRPHYRLLYQRLQELSPRDLQQRQSYADLTFLNQGITFTVYGDEQGVERIFPYDLLPRIVTHDEWAVIEAGLKQRIRALNMFLHDIYHQARILADKIIPRELVYTCPHFRREMRNVAVPQGVYISITGTDLVRLPSGEFVVLEDNLRVPSGVSYMLTNRAVMKRAFPGLFANYGVRSIDHYGHALLTTLRALASPHRPEPTIVLLTPGVYNSAYFEHTFLARLMGVELVEGRDLLVHDNVVYMRTTAGLRRVDVIYRRVDDDFIDPLAFRADSILGAAGLFNAFRAGNVSLANVVGTGVADDKAIYAYVPKMIKYYLSEEPILSNVETYLCNDPGERAYVLEHLDELVVKAVGESGGYGMLIGPHSTAEERERFRRLIEANPRNYIAQPTLQFSRAPCFVDGRVEPRHVDLRPYILNSGDQITIVPGGLTRVALRKGSLVVNSSQGGGSKDTWVLFE from the coding sequence ATGCTCACCGAGCACCGCGCGCGCGCGAACGGCCATTCGCTCTTCGCCACCTACGATCTCGGCCCCGCCTACGACGAGATGTTTGACGAGGCGGGTGAACCACGCCCCCACTACCGGCTCCTGTACCAGCGCCTGCAGGAACTCTCCCCGCGCGACCTCCAGCAGCGGCAAAGCTACGCCGATCTCACCTTTCTCAATCAGGGCATCACCTTCACCGTCTACGGCGACGAGCAGGGCGTCGAGCGCATCTTTCCCTATGACCTGCTGCCGCGGATCGTGACCCACGACGAATGGGCGGTGATTGAGGCGGGGCTGAAACAGCGCATCCGCGCGCTGAACATGTTCTTGCACGACATTTACCATCAGGCGCGCATTCTGGCCGATAAGATCATTCCGCGCGAACTGGTGTACACCTGCCCGCACTTCCGCCGCGAGATGCGGAACGTCGCGGTGCCGCAAGGGGTGTATATCTCGATTACCGGTACGGACCTGGTGCGTCTGCCATCGGGCGAGTTCGTGGTGCTGGAGGATAACCTGCGCGTGCCCAGCGGGGTGAGCTACATGCTCACCAATCGGGCAGTGATGAAACGGGCCTTTCCGGGGTTGTTTGCCAATTATGGCGTGCGTTCGATAGACCACTACGGCCATGCGCTGCTCACGACCCTGCGCGCGCTGGCGTCCCCGCATCGGCCCGAGCCGACCATTGTGCTGTTAACACCGGGGGTGTACAACTCGGCTTACTTTGAGCATACCTTCCTCGCCCGGCTCATGGGGGTGGAACTGGTCGAGGGCCGTGACCTGCTGGTGCACGACAACGTCGTGTACATGCGCACGACAGCCGGCCTGCGGCGGGTGGATGTGATTTACCGGCGGGTGGATGACGATTTTATTGATCCCCTGGCCTTCCGCGCCGATTCGATCCTCGGTGCGGCGGGGCTGTTCAACGCCTTCCGCGCTGGAAATGTCAGCCTGGCGAATGTTGTGGGCACCGGCGTGGCCGACGATAAGGCGATCTACGCCTATGTGCCGAAGATGATCAAATACTATCTGAGCGAAGAGCCGATCCTCTCAAATGTCGAGACCTATCTCTGCAATGATCCGGGGGAACGGGCCTACGTGCTCGAGCATCTGGATGAACTGGTAGTGAAGGCAGTGGGTGAGTCGGGGGGCTATGGGATGCTCATCGGCCCCCACAGCACTGCTGAGGAGCGCGAGCGCTTCAGGCGCCTGATCGAGGCCAATCCGCGCAATTATATCGCCCAGCCCACGCTACAATTCTCGCGCGCTCCCTGCTTTGTTGATGGCCGGGTCGAGCCGCGCCATGTCGATCTCCGCCCCTACATCCTCAACAGCGGCGACCAGATTACGATTGTGCCGGGGGGCCTTACCCGTGTGGCGTTGCGCAAAGGCTCCCTGGTGGTCAACTCGTCGCAGGGCGGAGGCAGCAAGGATACGTGGGTTCTGTTCGAGTGA
- a CDS encoding acyl-CoA desaturase: protein MARVAPSAPVEPQLEKSLGEKISVLIVVVLPFLATIYAVVMLWNRAVDWLDVTLMLVFYAVSGLGITVGYHRMLTHKSFETHSWLKRLFLIMGSMAFEGSPIAWASTHIQHHAHSDGEDDPHSPLEGLWHAHMGWLFHHKENVDVYGTWLKRDPDVVWASRTWLLWAGLGLLIPFLIAGWSGLIWGGLVRVFLTHHVTWSVNSICHTFGGRDYQTRDASRNNFVVGLLAFGEGWHNNHHAFPRSAFHGLRWWQIDISGYVIRGLEAAGLAWDVYRVKEVDLRKRVIPASAEGMGD, encoded by the coding sequence ATGGCCCGCGTCGCACCCTCCGCTCCGGTCGAACCCCAACTTGAGAAGAGTCTTGGCGAGAAAATTAGCGTCTTGATCGTGGTCGTACTACCGTTTCTGGCCACAATCTATGCCGTGGTGATGCTGTGGAACCGCGCTGTTGACTGGCTGGACGTAACGCTGATGCTGGTGTTTTACGCCGTCTCCGGTCTGGGGATCACGGTCGGTTACCACCGGATGCTGACCCACAAGAGTTTTGAGACCCACTCGTGGCTAAAGCGCCTGTTCCTGATCATGGGCAGCATGGCCTTTGAGGGCAGCCCGATCGCCTGGGCCTCGACGCATATTCAGCACCACGCCCACTCCGATGGCGAAGACGATCCTCACAGCCCGCTGGAGGGCCTGTGGCACGCGCATATGGGCTGGCTGTTCCACCACAAAGAGAACGTGGACGTGTACGGCACCTGGTTGAAGCGCGACCCTGACGTTGTCTGGGCCTCGCGCACCTGGCTGTTGTGGGCCGGATTGGGGCTGCTCATCCCCTTCCTGATCGCCGGCTGGAGCGGGCTGATCTGGGGGGGGCTGGTGCGGGTCTTTCTCACCCACCACGTGACCTGGAGCGTCAACTCGATCTGCCACACCTTTGGCGGGCGCGATTATCAGACGCGCGACGCGAGCCGCAACAACTTTGTCGTCGGTCTGCTGGCGTTCGGCGAGGGCTGGCACAACAATCACCACGCCTTCCCTCGCTCGGCCTTCCATGGCCTGCGCTGGTGGCAGATTGACATCTCGGGCTACGTGATCCGCGGCCTGGAGGCGGCGGGTCTGGCCTGGGACGTCTACCGGGTGAAGGAGGTCGATCTGCGCAAGCGGGTGATCCCCGCGAGCGCCGAGGGGATGGGCGATTAG
- a CDS encoding response regulator transcription factor has protein sequence MSLSTEGRDEVPTMSEKIRVLIVDDQTLIRTGIATLLARKPGIEVVGQASNGQEALELVAALDPDVVLMDVLMPVMDGVEATRRLAERGSRPAVIILTTFRDDAYVFRGLAAGARGYLLKDVDHKALADAVRTVAAGGALLAPEITAQMLPHLGRLAHEVEGSKPAAMPAPAERLAFLTERERDILALLARGRTNQEISETLLISIGTVKNHISNILGKLGVRDRTQAALWAQQHGLG, from the coding sequence ATGAGTCTTTCCACAGAGGGCCGCGACGAGGTGCCAACGATGAGCGAGAAGATCCGCGTATTGATTGTGGATGATCAGACTTTGATCCGCACGGGAATTGCTACGCTGCTGGCGCGCAAACCCGGCATCGAGGTGGTGGGCCAGGCCAGCAATGGGCAGGAAGCCCTGGAGCTTGTCGCCGCACTCGACCCTGACGTGGTGCTGATGGACGTGCTGATGCCGGTGATGGACGGCGTGGAGGCCACCCGGCGGCTGGCGGAACGGGGATCGCGCCCGGCGGTGATCATTTTGACGACCTTTCGTGACGATGCGTATGTCTTTCGGGGGCTTGCGGCAGGTGCGCGGGGCTACCTGTTGAAGGATGTGGATCACAAAGCCCTTGCTGATGCGGTGCGCACCGTCGCTGCCGGCGGCGCGCTGCTGGCGCCGGAGATCACCGCTCAGATGCTGCCCCATCTGGGGCGGCTGGCGCACGAGGTGGAAGGGAGCAAGCCTGCCGCGATGCCGGCGCCTGCAGAGCGCCTGGCCTTCCTCACCGAACGCGAACGGGACATTCTCGCCCTGCTGGCGCGGGGGCGCACCAACCAGGAGATCAGCGAGACCTTGCTGATCAGCATCGGCACGGTGAAGAATCACATCAGCAACATCCTCGGCAAACTTGGCGTCCGTGACCGCACCCAGGCGGCTCTCTGGGCGCAGCAGCACGGGTTGGGGTAA